In a genomic window of Rhopalosiphum maidis isolate BTI-1 chromosome 4, ASM367621v3, whole genome shotgun sequence:
- the LOC113548553 gene encoding uncharacterized protein LOC113548553 — protein sequence MDSTILNKKMYLLDGSFISGITPYVDINSVMKHPLWGSNLLLNNEDAVICGHKDYIRAGADFLTTITYQASIGGFQKYLNLDYDQSFELIKKSVMICQRAITEENIERNIQIMGSIGPYGASLRDCSEYNGNYIDTMNLKELYNWHKPRIQALVEAGVDIMLFETIPSVIEATILLNILTEFPNQKACLSFSCKDGNHLSHGEKFSSAVELFWSNDYRKQLIAIGMNCLHPKFITPLLMSVKTKNVNFIAYPNGGGIWDVAQNCYDNTQIYKVSIDDLKIWNKKGLKIFGGCCKTDANEIARIRSLMDDLLL from the exons ATGGATTCAAcgatactaaataagaaaatgtacCTCTTGGATGGTAGTTTTATCAGTGGTATAACACCTTATGTAGATATTAACAGTGTTATGAAACATCCACTTTGGGGATCGAATTTGCTTTTAAACAATGAAGATGCTGTTATTTGTGGCCATAAAGATTATATTAGAG cTGGGGCTGATTTTTTGACCACCATCACATATCAAGCAAGCATTGGAggctttcaaaaatatttaaacctaGATTATGATCaaagttttgaattaattaagaaATCTGTTATGATTTGTCAACGGGCAATAACAGAggaaaatatag AAaggaatatacaaataatgggATCTATTGGTCCATATGGTGCATCATTACGCGATTGTTCAGAATATAATGGTAATTACATAGACACCatgaatttaaaagaattatataattggcATAAACCTCGAATTCAAGCATTGGTGGAGGCTGGAGTTGATATAATGCTCTTTGAAACCATACCTTCAGTCATTGAAGCTACTATTTTGCTAAATATACTGACTGAATTTCCAAACCAAAAAGCATGTTTATCTTTCTCGTGcaag GATGGCAATCATCTGAGTCACGGTGAAAAATTTTCAAGTGCTGTTGAACTGTTCTGGTCAAATGATTACCGTAAACAGTTAATTGCCATTGGTATGAACTGTTTGCACCCAAAATTTATAACACCACTTTTGATGTCTGTAAagactaaaaatgttaattttattgctTATCCAAATGGGGGTGGCATCTGGGATGTTGCTCAAAattg TTATGATAATactcaaatatataaagtttCTATCGATGATCTCAAAATTTGGAACAAAAAaggattgaaaatatttggagGCTGTTGT